One genomic window of Magnolia sinica isolate HGM2019 chromosome 3, MsV1, whole genome shotgun sequence includes the following:
- the LOC131240696 gene encoding probable voltage-gated potassium channel subunit beta — MQYKNLGRSGLKVSQLSYGAWVSFGNQLDVKEAKILLQCCRDNGVNFFDNAEVYANGRAEEIMGQAIRELGWKRSDLVISTKLFWGGPGPNDKGLSRKHIVEGTKASLKRLDMDYVDILYCHRPDTATPIEETVRAMNYVIDHGWAFYWGTSEWSSQQITEAWAAAQRLDLVGPVVEQPEYNLFNRHKVEVEFLPLYSNYGIGLTTWSPLASGVLTGKYNKGVIPLDSRFALENYKNLASRSLVDDVLRKVKGLAPIADELGVPLSQLAIAWCASNPNVSSVITGATKESQIQENMKAIDVIPLLTPEVLEKIEGVVQSKPKRAESYR, encoded by the exons atgcAGTACAAGAATCTAGGCCGATCGGGTCTGAAGGTGAGCCAGCTATCGTACGGAGCGTGGGTGAGCTTCGGCAACCAGCTCGACGTCAAGGAAGCCAAGATCCTCCTCCAATGCTGCCGTGATAACGGCGTTAATTTCTTCGACAATGCCGAGGTCTACGCTAATGGCCGCGCCGAGGAGATCATGGGCCAGGCCATCCGAGAGCTCGGATGGAAGCGCTCCGATCTCGTCATTTCCACCAAGCTCTTCTGGGGTGGGCCCGGCCCCAACGACAAGGGCCTCTCCCGAAAGCACATCGTCGAGGGTACCAAGGCCTCCCTCAAGCGGCTCGACATGGACTACGTCGATATCCTCTACTGTCACCGCCCTGATACTGCCACACCCATCGAGGAGACCGTCCGTGCCATGAATTACGTCATCGATCATGGCTGGGCCTTCTATTGGGGGACCAGCGAGTGGTCCTCCCAGCAGATCACCGAGGCGTGGGCCGCTGCCCAGCGTCTCGATCTCGTGGGGCCTGTCGTCGAGCAGCCTGAGTACAATCTCTTCAACAGGCACAAG GTTGAAGTTGAGTTCCTACCGCTTTACAGCAACTATGGTATAGGTCTTACCACGTGGAGTCCGCTTGCCTCAGGTGTACTGACTGGAAAATACAACAAAGGGGTCATACCTCTTGATAGTCGATTTGCCCTAGAAAACTACAAG AATCTTGCAAGCAGATCACTGGTTGACGATGTGCTGAGAAAAGTAAAGGGACTTGCCCCCATTGCGGATGAGCTCGGCGTGCCTTTATCTCAACTTGCAATTGCTTGGTGTGCATCAAATCCAAATGTCTCATCGGTCATTACTGGTGCTACAAAGGAGAGTCAG ATTCAAGAGAATATGAAGGCCATTGACGTCATTCCATTACTGACGCCTGAAGTGCTGGAGAAGATTGAAGGGGTTGTCCAAAGCAAGCCCAAACGTGCTGAATCATACAGGTAA